Proteins encoded within one genomic window of Candidatus Zixiibacteriota bacterium:
- a CDS encoding T9SS type A sorting domain-containing protein encodes MCLTQRILLLTTVLTLFLFSSNVMAVSVVANHVSAVQFDQIPHTYIQQAQNNLRIFYGHTSHGSQLLYGLSILYDSSTVYDYDNGSILPIVEYYNDLGTENETYWMNITRNRLNEPGNTDNIVMWSWCGGVTWNSEAGIQTYLDSMSQLEAEYPGVTFVYMTGHLDDAWTENLLARNEQIRSWCIANNKVLYDFADVESFDPLGVDHSLTDDDTCYWCIDYCSTHYCITCGDGCSHSHCFNCYLKGKALWWLLARLSGWDWSVDIAEDEEEMLPNLTLLPQNYPNPFNPRTTIQFVLREGGPVNLTLYNLAGQRVATLIDGPMTIGRHEVEWDGRLPDGREAASGIYLYRLTTETGSIARKMLLLR; translated from the coding sequence ATGTGTCTTACCCAACGGATCCTGCTTTTAACGACAGTTCTGACGTTGTTCCTTTTCTCGTCGAATGTGATGGCCGTGAGTGTCGTGGCGAATCATGTCTCAGCGGTTCAATTCGATCAGATTCCTCACACGTATATTCAACAGGCCCAGAACAACTTACGTATCTTTTACGGTCATACCTCGCACGGCAGCCAGTTGCTCTATGGTCTGTCGATTTTGTACGACAGCTCAACCGTATACGATTACGACAACGGCAGCATTCTCCCTATTGTTGAGTATTACAACGACCTCGGGACGGAAAACGAAACCTATTGGATGAATATCACCCGCAATCGTCTCAACGAACCGGGCAACACCGATAACATCGTGATGTGGTCCTGGTGCGGGGGGGTGACCTGGAACTCCGAGGCCGGTATTCAGACTTATCTCGATTCCATGAGTCAGCTTGAAGCGGAATACCCCGGGGTGACTTTTGTCTATATGACCGGCCATTTAGACGATGCCTGGACGGAAAATCTCCTGGCGCGTAACGAGCAAATCCGCTCCTGGTGTATTGCCAACAACAAGGTGCTCTATGATTTCGCCGATGTGGAAAGTTTCGATCCACTTGGTGTTGACCACTCCCTTACCGATGACGACACCTGCTATTGGTGTATCGATTACTGCAGCACGCATTATTGCATTACTTGCGGCGACGGCTGTTCTCATTCGCATTGCTTCAATTGTTATCTTAAAGGGAAAGCTCTCTGGTGGTTGCTGGCTCGTTTGTCGGGTTGGGATTGGTCGGTTGATATCGCCGAGGATGAGGAAGAAATGCTTCCGAATCTAACACTCCTGCCGCAAAATTACCCGAATCCGTTCAACCCTCGCACGACAATCCAGTTCGTGCTCCGGGAAGGCGGGCCGGTTAACTTGACCCTTTACAACCTGGCCGGACAACGAGTTGCTACCCTGATAGACGGCCCGATGACGATCGGACGTCACGAAGTGGAATGGGACGGACGCCTTCCTGATGGCCGGGAAGCGGCCAGCGGCATATATCTCTATCGCCTGACCACGGAGACCGGTAGTATCGCCCGTAAAATGCTCCTTTTGCGGTAA
- a CDS encoding CsgG/HfaB family protein yields the protein MRVCKTLLMLVVIGLVSVGSALADAGDNLTYQGNKARITVGTIKDKAKNFSDQEAAAIGEMLSTALSQNPKFIVLASQEEVAELADEIEFAQSGYAEEGRGPEKGLMESADILITGAVTDFKPDAGGGGGGLGGLTKKAMGAVGVSKKDAQINMDIKIIDIRTRRVLKSMSLKGKATSWKATGAGASWSKDLVVGGALSAYSNEPMGDAIREVLGEAVEEIADEIPNEYYRYQGQGQYTTEYASGGSTPASGGAAPSGSAGGSSGGGSAPASAPAPKPAAEDMTLYTKYDFVPGDKVIFFDDLIDDEEGDFPYRWDLKKGVYEVARFKGQKWILCTNSGEICPRLPDGHLPETYTIEMDFYVEAIEGQRNYYYMNWLDDKDRHVGQFMVDGSGHTDLSISGSTLANKKVDPNLGEGVHTMRVMVSQRAMKCFLDQERVANVPRTDGFNPTKICLSLTTYSRDGKSPCIVRNYRFAEGGKTLRQQLDETGKIVTHGILFDSDSHVIKKESYKTLKNIGELLSEDAGLRLSIEGHTDSDGSDDHNLELSRQRAESVRNYLVANYGIAADRLESKGWGESKPIDGNTSPEGKANNRRVELIKL from the coding sequence ATGCGTGTTTGTAAAACATTGTTGATGTTGGTCGTTATTGGGCTCGTATCAGTCGGAAGTGCTTTGGCCGATGCCGGGGACAATTTGACCTATCAGGGCAACAAAGCCCGCATCACGGTAGGAACGATCAAAGACAAAGCCAAAAATTTTTCCGATCAGGAAGCAGCGGCGATCGGTGAGATGTTGTCGACCGCTTTGTCGCAGAATCCTAAATTCATCGTTTTAGCCAGTCAGGAAGAAGTAGCCGAACTGGCGGACGAAATCGAATTCGCTCAGTCCGGATATGCCGAGGAAGGTCGTGGTCCTGAAAAAGGACTCATGGAAAGCGCCGACATCCTCATTACAGGCGCCGTTACAGATTTCAAACCTGATGCCGGCGGCGGCGGCGGTGGTCTTGGCGGTCTTACCAAGAAGGCTATGGGAGCGGTGGGTGTCTCCAAAAAAGACGCCCAGATCAACATGGATATCAAGATTATCGATATCCGCACACGGCGGGTATTGAAATCGATGTCACTCAAGGGAAAGGCCACTTCCTGGAAGGCCACCGGGGCCGGTGCTTCCTGGAGTAAAGATCTGGTCGTTGGCGGCGCACTCAGTGCTTATTCCAACGAACCGATGGGTGATGCGATCCGTGAAGTACTGGGTGAAGCGGTTGAAGAAATCGCCGATGAGATCCCCAACGAGTACTACCGTTATCAAGGTCAGGGGCAATATACAACCGAGTATGCTTCGGGTGGTTCAACCCCGGCTAGTGGTGGCGCTGCTCCGAGCGGTTCTGCCGGTGGTTCTTCCGGCGGCGGTTCGGCTCCGGCTTCGGCACCTGCGCCCAAACCTGCAGCCGAGGATATGACCCTTTACACCAAGTACGATTTCGTACCCGGCGACAAGGTCATTTTCTTCGATGATCTCATCGATGACGAGGAAGGTGATTTCCCGTATCGCTGGGATCTCAAGAAGGGTGTCTATGAGGTTGCCCGGTTCAAAGGGCAGAAGTGGATTTTATGCACCAACAGCGGCGAGATTTGCCCGCGGTTGCCGGACGGCCATCTACCGGAGACCTACACAATTGAGATGGACTTCTACGTTGAGGCGATCGAGGGACAGCGCAACTATTACTACATGAACTGGCTCGATGACAAGGATCGCCACGTTGGGCAATTCATGGTCGACGGCAGTGGCCATACCGATCTCAGTATCAGCGGCAGTACCCTTGCCAACAAGAAGGTCGATCCGAATCTGGGCGAGGGGGTGCACACCATGCGGGTCATGGTATCCCAGCGAGCCATGAAGTGTTTTCTCGATCAGGAGCGAGTTGCCAATGTGCCGCGTACCGACGGATTCAATCCGACGAAGATCTGTCTCAGTCTGACAACCTACAGTAGAGATGGCAAGAGTCCCTGCATCGTTAGAAACTACCGGTTTGCCGAAGGGGGCAAGACATTACGGCAGCAGCTCGATGAGACCGGCAAGATCGTGACGCACGGCATTCTGTTCGATTCCGATTCCCATGTGATTAAAAAAGAGTCGTATAAGACTCTAAAGAATATCGGTGAGTTACTGAGTGAAGATGCCGGTCTCAGGCTCTCGATCGAAGGTCATACCGATAGCGATGGCTCCGATGATCATAATCTTGAACTGTCTCGACAGAGAGCGGAGTCGGTTAGAAACTATCTCGTTGCCAATTATGGAATTGCGGCGGATCGTCTGGAGTCCAAGGGCTGGGGTGAGTCCAAACCTATCGACGGCAACACCTCGCCGGAAGGTAAAGCAAACAACCGCCGGGTTGAGCTTATAAAACTCTGA
- a CDS encoding DUF4340 domain-containing protein has translation MDHTKKTLIYAAVAIVLALLAWAFSEKRLTPELFQDQGEEFYPDFTDPNAATTLEVIEYDNETATAQPFKVTFENGRWTIPSHHDYPADGKDRLAKTAAGLIGIKRDEFRSDNVADFEKFGVVDPLDETGPLNGRGVRVTIKAGETVLADYIFGNPVEGRQGFRYVRIPSQSAVYASRVDVELSTNFADWIETDLLEVQKFQIRKMVLNDYSINERTRSVDQRDVITLTGKNYEWKMDKVSSGKKLDSAKVQEMLTTLDELHIVGVRPKPAGLSASLKSDLAGKQISQSDAMSLQSKGFFFSHDGNLLSNEGELQVFTNDGIRYTLRFGEVVYGTGEAVSSGLENEQKNGTGSAENRYLFVTTEFDPSLLPEPKGPGNTDFQTKPDSLWTDADRDNNQRNTQHNRWEQEIQKGRERNEHLNARFADWYYVISQESFEKLRLSRRELQVDK, from the coding sequence ATGGACCATACTAAAAAGACCTTGATATATGCGGCCGTGGCGATCGTTTTAGCCCTGCTGGCCTGGGCCTTCTCCGAGAAGCGCCTTACTCCGGAGTTGTTTCAGGACCAGGGCGAGGAGTTCTATCCGGACTTCACCGATCCCAACGCGGCCACCACGCTGGAAGTAATCGAGTACGATAACGAGACGGCAACGGCCCAACCGTTCAAAGTGACGTTCGAAAACGGTCGCTGGACGATTCCTTCGCATCACGATTATCCGGCCGACGGGAAGGATCGTCTGGCCAAGACCGCCGCCGGTTTAATCGGGATCAAACGCGATGAGTTCCGCAGCGACAATGTGGCGGATTTCGAGAAATTTGGGGTGGTTGATCCGCTCGATGAAACCGGTCCGCTGAACGGACGAGGGGTTCGTGTTACGATAAAAGCGGGGGAGACGGTTCTGGCCGATTACATCTTCGGCAATCCGGTCGAGGGACGCCAGGGTTTCCGTTATGTTCGTATCCCGAGCCAGAGTGCCGTTTATGCGTCCCGTGTCGATGTCGAGTTGTCGACCAATTTCGCCGATTGGATCGAGACCGATCTGCTCGAGGTGCAAAAATTCCAGATCCGCAAAATGGTTCTCAACGATTATTCGATTAACGAACGCACGCGTTCGGTCGATCAACGTGACGTGATCACTCTGACCGGTAAGAATTATGAATGGAAGATGGACAAAGTTTCTTCCGGAAAGAAGCTCGATTCGGCCAAAGTGCAGGAAATGCTCACCACCCTGGACGAGCTTCACATTGTCGGTGTTCGGCCTAAACCGGCCGGATTATCGGCCAGCCTGAAGAGTGATCTGGCCGGCAAGCAGATTAGCCAGTCCGATGCGATGTCGCTCCAAAGTAAAGGATTTTTCTTTTCGCACGACGGTAATCTTCTCTCCAACGAGGGTGAGTTACAGGTTTTCACTAATGACGGTATCCGATATACGCTTCGTTTCGGTGAAGTGGTATACGGAACCGGTGAAGCGGTTTCCTCCGGCTTGGAAAACGAGCAGAAGAACGGGACCGGCTCCGCCGAGAACCGCTACCTGTTTGTTACGACCGAGTTCGATCCTTCTTTGTTACCGGAGCCGAAAGGACCGGGCAACACGGATTTCCAGACCAAGCCGGACTCGCTCTGGACCGATGCCGACCGCGATAACAACCAGCGCAACACTCAGCACAACCGTTGGGAACAGGAAATACAGAAAGGCCGGGAACGCAACGAGCATCTCAACGCCCGTTTTGCCGACTGGTACTACGTAATTTCTCAGGAGAGTTTCGAGAAGCTGCGCCTTTCTCGCCGGGAGTTGCAAGTCGATAAATAG
- a CDS encoding Gldg family protein, translated as MKLNKDVVLSIAKRDLRMYFSNPSGYVFVTLFIFLSAAAGFWQQRFFANNLANLDQLNAVFPLLLILFIPALTMSVWADERKQGTDELLLTLPATDLEIVLGKYLAVLGIYTASLILSLSHVIVLFWLGSPDIGLMFANYVGYWLIGAALVAVGMLGSLMTVNATIGFILGALFCSFFVFVNSSSVIFSDSLQSWLAPLGVWDKFDDFARGVISFHGVLYFVALAVVMLYLNVLLLSRRHWPLEAGGYKFWVHNLIRAMAVVVAAISLVSLLGRPSLRLDTTAEQLHSLSDSSIKLLDELPDNRPVLVEAFISPTVPELLVATRADLIGKLTEIAAESGGKVQVMIHDTEPFTEEARNAREKFGIVPRETMATASGRSTPSHVFMGVAFTSGVNQEVIPWFDRGLPVEYELMRSIRVAARSERKRIGVLQTPAKLYGGFNFESMSNDPSWPVVTELNKQYEVVQVSAKEPITEELDGLLVALPSSLTQPEMDNLQKYILDGHPTLMLMDPLPIVNVQLSPSLPASAQSNPFQQNQQQTEEKGNLAAFMEAVGLGFNPTQIVWDTYNPHPDLLSLQPEIVFVGAGNGASEPFNEYDSATAGLQEVVFLYPGALYQAPSSKYEYRPLVTTGPVSGIVDWRQVVQRGFFGMGFSLNRNPRRMQTGETYTIAANVHGADPGGKNPSLVNLTVIADVDFISQQFFQMRQQGGGNFDFDNVNLFLNCMDMLVGDQSFVELRKKRPQHRRLERVEAQTQEFVQQRIFDEKQAETEAQQALTEAQQRLDEKVEAVRQRTDLDNQTKQIMAQNLQEAENRRFEALKANIEARKEAKIQASKENVQASIRGIQTRIKTLAVLLPPIPVFVMGVMIFIRRRKREHEGALASRRLRS; from the coding sequence ATGAAGCTGAATAAAGATGTCGTGCTGAGTATCGCCAAGCGCGATCTGCGGATGTATTTCAGCAATCCCTCGGGTTATGTTTTTGTAACCCTGTTCATTTTTCTCAGCGCCGCCGCCGGTTTCTGGCAGCAGCGGTTTTTCGCCAACAACCTGGCCAATCTCGATCAGCTCAATGCCGTGTTCCCGTTGCTGCTCATTCTTTTCATTCCCGCTCTGACCATGTCGGTTTGGGCCGATGAACGCAAGCAGGGGACCGATGAGTTACTGCTGACTTTGCCGGCCACCGATCTCGAAATCGTGTTGGGGAAATACCTGGCGGTGCTGGGGATTTACACTGCTTCGCTGATTCTCTCGTTGAGCCATGTGATCGTGTTATTCTGGCTCGGCAGTCCCGATATCGGTTTGATGTTCGCCAATTATGTCGGGTACTGGCTGATCGGCGCCGCGCTGGTGGCGGTGGGCATGCTGGGCTCGCTTATGACGGTCAACGCGACGATTGGTTTCATCTTAGGGGCTTTATTTTGTTCGTTTTTCGTTTTCGTAAATTCGTCCTCGGTGATTTTTAGCGACTCACTCCAGAGCTGGCTGGCCCCGCTGGGTGTCTGGGACAAGTTCGATGATTTCGCACGCGGCGTAATAAGTTTTCACGGCGTGCTTTATTTCGTAGCCTTAGCGGTGGTTATGCTCTACCTGAACGTGCTCCTGCTCAGCCGTCGGCATTGGCCGTTGGAAGCGGGGGGATACAAGTTCTGGGTGCACAACCTGATTCGTGCGATGGCCGTCGTTGTGGCGGCAATCAGTCTGGTCAGTCTCTTAGGGCGACCGAGCTTACGTCTCGATACCACCGCGGAGCAACTTCACTCACTCTCGGATTCGAGCATCAAGCTCCTGGATGAATTACCGGATAACCGACCGGTTCTGGTCGAAGCTTTCATCAGCCCGACCGTGCCGGAGTTGCTGGTAGCGACCCGGGCCGATTTGATCGGTAAGCTGACCGAAATCGCCGCTGAATCGGGTGGAAAAGTACAGGTCATGATCCATGACACGGAGCCTTTTACCGAAGAGGCCCGCAACGCTCGTGAGAAATTCGGTATCGTTCCGCGTGAAACGATGGCCACCGCTTCGGGACGCTCGACCCCCTCGCATGTTTTCATGGGGGTGGCGTTTACCAGCGGCGTCAACCAGGAAGTGATTCCCTGGTTCGATCGCGGCCTGCCGGTGGAGTACGAATTGATGCGGTCCATTCGTGTCGCGGCCAGATCCGAACGTAAACGGATCGGAGTGCTTCAAACCCCGGCCAAACTTTACGGCGGATTCAACTTCGAGTCGATGAGCAACGATCCCTCGTGGCCGGTCGTGACCGAGCTTAACAAGCAGTACGAGGTTGTGCAGGTATCGGCCAAGGAACCGATTACCGAAGAACTCGATGGTTTACTCGTGGCGCTGCCCTCATCATTGACCCAACCGGAAATGGATAATCTGCAAAAGTACATTCTCGACGGCCATCCCACGTTGATGCTGATGGATCCGCTTCCGATCGTGAATGTCCAGCTTTCCCCGTCGCTGCCGGCCAGCGCTCAAAGTAATCCGTTCCAACAAAACCAGCAACAAACGGAAGAAAAGGGTAATCTGGCGGCCTTCATGGAAGCGGTTGGACTGGGGTTCAATCCGACTCAGATTGTCTGGGATACCTATAATCCTCATCCCGATCTGCTTTCGCTTCAGCCGGAGATCGTATTCGTCGGGGCCGGTAACGGCGCAAGCGAGCCGTTCAACGAATATGATTCCGCTACGGCCGGTTTACAAGAAGTGGTATTCCTGTATCCGGGAGCGCTCTACCAGGCGCCTAGTTCGAAATACGAATACCGACCCCTGGTTACCACCGGACCCGTTTCCGGTATAGTCGACTGGCGTCAGGTGGTTCAGCGGGGATTTTTCGGGATGGGTTTCTCCCTTAACCGCAACCCCCGCCGGATGCAAACCGGTGAGACTTACACCATCGCTGCCAACGTTCATGGAGCCGATCCAGGCGGCAAGAATCCGAGCCTGGTGAACCTGACCGTCATTGCCGATGTTGACTTCATTTCGCAGCAGTTTTTCCAGATGCGTCAACAGGGTGGCGGGAATTTCGATTTCGACAATGTGAACCTGTTCCTGAATTGCATGGATATGCTGGTCGGCGACCAGTCGTTCGTTGAACTGCGCAAGAAGCGCCCGCAACATCGTCGTTTGGAGCGGGTAGAAGCGCAGACGCAGGAATTCGTGCAGCAACGCATCTTCGATGAAAAGCAGGCCGAGACCGAGGCTCAACAGGCTTTGACTGAGGCTCAGCAGCGATTGGATGAGAAGGTCGAAGCGGTTCGGCAGCGAACCGATCTGGATAATCAAACCAAACAGATCATGGCTCAGAACCTGCAGGAGGCCGAGAATCGCCGTTTCGAGGCATTGAAAGCCAATATCGAAGCGCGTAAGGAAGCGAAAATCCAGGCTTCGAAGGAGAACGTGCAGGCCTCGATTCGGGGGATCCAGACCAGAATCAAAACGCTGGCCGTGTTGTTACCGCCGATTCCGGTGTTTGTCATGGGGGTGATGATCTTCATCCGACGCCGCAAACGTGAGCATGAGGGAGCGCTGGCGTCCCGGAGATTAAGGAGCTAA